In Ipomoea triloba cultivar NCNSP0323 chromosome 15, ASM357664v1, one genomic interval encodes:
- the LOC116006118 gene encoding WAT1-related protein At1g09380-like: MGCSNFLPLFVMVIVQLGYAGMNIVATAVMGAGMNPFIHIAYQQMFATIALAPLAYFLERKSRPKMTPKIFFQIFLASTFGLTGDQIAYFVGLNNSTPTVASALANLIPAITFIAAVLFRLESVGLRTKGGQAKVFGTLICIGGAMLLTLYRGPVVIGQSSINWKYAKNTVDKNTSSSHGNVILGPIMVILSCCAYTAFLITQAKLSKQYGAPYSSTALACLVAFFQCVIIALCVDHSVSDWILTPMRAVSTTYNGLVYSALAICLTSWCIERKGPLYVAVFNPLLLVLTAILSWAFLREKIYTGTVVGSILIVVGLYIVLWGKKNELQVMINVEDNNKLKENDAEKTEAGEC, from the exons ATGGGGTGCAGTAATTTCTTGCCTTTGTTTGTTATGGTGATAGTTCAACTAGGATATGCCGGAATGAACATCGTAGCGACGGCGGTGATGGGCGCCGGCATGAATCCCTTCATCCACATAGCTTACCAGCAAATGTTCGCCACCATTGCCCTCGCTCCCTTGGCTTATTTCTTGGAGAG GAAATCAAGGCCTAAAATGACACCCAAGATATTTTTCCAGATCTTTTTGGCATCCACCTTTGG GCTTACAGGGGACCAAATCGCCTACTTTGTAGGCCTAAACAATTCCACTCCAACTGTTGCATCTGCTTTGGCAAACTTAATACCCGCAATCACATTTATTGCTGCAGTCCTGTTTAG ACTTGAAAGCGTGGGTCTAAGAACGAAGGGTGGACAAGCAAAGGTTTTTGGGACCCTAATATGCATTGGTGGGGCGATGTTGCTAACGTTGTACAGGGGACCCGTGGTTATCGGCCAGTCCTCCATTAACTGGAAATATGCAAAAAATACAGTGGACAAGAATACTTCTAGCAGCCATGGCAATGTCATTTTGGGACCTATTATGGTCATTCTCAGCTGTTGTGCATATACTGCCTTCCTAATTACCCAA gCAAAGTTGAGTAAGCAGTATGGAGCTCCATACTCTAGCACAGCTTTAGCATGTTTGGTGGCATTTTTTCAGTGTGTGATAATTGCCTTGTGCGTTGATCACAGCGTTTCTGATTGGATTTTGACTCCCATGAGAGCTGTCTCCACAACTTACAAT GGACTTGTGTATTCTGCCCTTGCAATCTGCCTCACTTCATGGTGTATAGAGAGGAAAGGCCCTTTATATGTTGCGGTGTTCAACCCTTTGTTGCTTGTCCTTACTGCCATTTTAAGCTGGGCTTTTCTTCGCGAAAAAATATATACCGGCAC AGTGGTGGGATCAATCCTGATTGTGGTGGGACTCTACATTGTGTTGTGGGGAAAGAAGAATGAGTTGCAGGTGATGATTAATGTAGAAGATAACAACAAATTGAAGGAAAATGATGCAGAGAAAACAGAAGCTGGAGAGTGCTGA